tcctCATACTTCACTTTTTTCCTGTTCATTTCTTACCTTTTCAGTTTGTAAGAGGAAgaatacttttaattatttttctactCATTTGGGATTATGATAACTCAACAGCCACACCATTGATAATTCTAATCATGTTCAATCCAATTTGCATAAAGACAAACAAAACCCACATGCATAGTTGTAAAGAAAATCCAATGATCAATACTAAACAGAAGATCCAAGTGATAGTTTATGGCCACAAGGTCTTAAAGTCAAGCtacttcttcctcttcccttCAAGAAACCCCAACTAAGATTttactttgaatttttgtttccatCAGATTATACAGATTCCAAGCAACACCATTGAAGAAACTCAGTCACTTTCTTCAAAAGTAAACTTCAACCAGAAAATTAGTTTCAGAAAAGGGCCATTTCAACGCATCAACTTTGCCACCAAATCCCCACATACCAAGCAATTGCTtccacttttatttatttattattattatattttatctatcaGGAAATTCCCTTAATCAATCCGCCGTTGAAGACGGCCACCGGAGCTAGACAACTAGACCTAAAAACCGGCGTGAAAACCGACGCTACACTAAcaaatcaaagtcaaacagAGCAATTGATTCATGGAAATTGAATTGTAAAAATGAATTGATGCTGAAATTTAACTGTCATGTACCTCTCCTTGGCTTGGAAACTACTTTCACGTGTTGAACTGTTTTTGCCGACAGTTTTGCCTCCGTCTCCTCCGGCGGGAATAGAACCCCGTCGATCCCCTGCACTGAGATACGGCCGTCGGTGTAAATGTCAGGGTCGAACAAATACGCTGAGCCATCTCCCTGACCGAACTTGACCGAACCGTCGGCCTCTTGCGCAACAACCTTATGCGGCAGTCTCAAGGTGTCGTATCGGACTTTTCCAAATCGGCGAACGGCATTGTACATACTCTCTTCCGTCTGATACTCCGGAATCAAATGGTAGTACATGATTTGCTCCGGTGCTCCAGGCTCGCTCAGTTGGTCTGTAGTAAGTTTCGCCATCGCTTCGTCGTTCGGCGCCAAAACGGTTAATACATAGCCTTCTGAAACTAACCTCCCCATTTCCGTGGCTAAGGACGTTAGATTCACTAATATGTCCGCCATTTCGTTGTAACCGCCGTAGTGAAGAAGAGTGTGAATGAAATCTTTCACTTGACGTTCCCCGTTGAAGTGGTGGTGAGGTCCGCCTGGTCCAGGCGCCGGAGCCGGAGCCAACGACGGTCCTGGAGCCATTGCGTCGTAGATTGGGAGTGCCGGGGGAGACCCCGGTTCGGCCGGTGGAGCCGGTTTCTTCAAGCGGTGAGTCCTCGGATCGACTTCCGGCGCTCCTTCCGGTTTCACAGCAGTTATAGCCAGGAGATTACGTCGGCGGTTGAAATCATCTTGTACAGACTGAGGAATGAGAAGCCGTTCGATCCCGTGGATGACACCGTCGGGCCGAGTAATGGCGTCAGGTTGAATGACCTTAGCGAGATCGACGGTTCGTTCACCNAAGGactatccttttatttttatcttctgGAAATGACTGGTTCTCTCATTTGTAAGCTTGTTACAAATGTACTCATCTTTACCAATAACTACATCCAATCCTGCCTTCTTTGTAGTACCCGACGGACAACGTGAGCTTTACTGCTTGGTTTTCGGCCTTCTTTCTTGATCCAACTTAATGATCCTTCGAGATTTGCATGTGCTTGGTTTAGAATATCCTCATTTTAAAGCTTTCTACTTGGGTGAAGAAAGGAAGACTTTAGATTACCCGACGATGACTTTACTTAAACAAGATCTGTTCCATACGTTGTTCCCATCTAACTGTGCTCCCCGAGTTCTAAGGATCTCGAATGTGAagattattttatgattttatttatattaaaaggcctcaaattttattatgagttatatatgtttatatgaaatatataaattagcatcaaattttattatgagttatatatgtttatatgaaatatataaattagcATTAAAAACTAGTTAACGACGAAAGCTAGAGGAACATTACAATAATGTTTGTAGATTTTCAAACTATGATATGGAagtatcataaattttattttataactttaataaaaacattatattgtGAATATTTTGACACggtaaaatatataatattatttctataaaaaaatccGAGACACACCTTTTCTTTAATGTTATCAGGAAAGCTGAAAACAAAACTACGAGAGTTTATGTTGacaaaatatcatattattctGATAACGTGGAAGACTAGTGAATAGAATCATGATAGATGAGTCACACTGCCCTAGACTCTAATATATTGAGTGACTAACGACATCAtattaagattattttttttttaaagttgaaaatgaTAATGTCTAGTGGTGATTTCTAATTCCaaacattaaatcaaatttatatcagACCAACATGCCATACCTTAACTAATTTCGATGAACAAACATTTAATAGTACTACTAATATGGCATGAAACTGGTAGATTTTTAAATCATGGTCTAAATGACATAAacaataaagtttaaaaaagaaacatgcaGATTAAGGTcatgattatataataaaacattgaagaaatgagAACAGAAGAGGGGGAAAATACTGCTTTTATTGTATTGCACAAATTGCtgctttgaatttattattgaatggGGGAATATATTCAGAACAAGACACTCCTCCTCCACCCCTTCCCACCTTACTCATTACCATAANTCTATATCTTTCTACGTCGGGTTCAATAGTAAGTGGGATATAAGACTTGAACCTCATAATTCTTAGTCTATATCTTTCTATGTCGAGTTCAATAATAAGTGGGATAAAAAACTTAGACTTCTTAATTCTTAGTCTATATCTTAATCAGTTGAGCTATAGTCAAACATGTCTTTGttcgaattttaaaattgttagtGAGTAGCAGATCTCTTTTCTAACCCGTCTTTGttcgaattttaaaattgttttgaaaataGCGTACAACATAAAGAGGAAATGGATAGTATGCAGGCATGATTGGTAGAAAGTATCATCAAACCGACCAAAACAAGAAGCTCTACGCACACTTGCAGATAAATTATGAGAAAGCAAGAaatgaataaacaaaaagaaacctGTCTCTTCGAGAATCGTCGGCGAAAACTGTTCATTGACAAGTTGTGAAATGAGAATCCTGGCCAAAGGCTCCTAGCATCCGACAAGCCACTTCAAGCAATTTCCCTGCCATTGtaataacaaaagaaattttttaattctattcacTGCCTCTGAAATTCAACACTTCTAAATTCTTTAATTCTCgattgttttgtttggttataAACTTCGTATGAACAAACTGATGTATGTCATGTCAAGTTTATGCTAAATGATTTGTTGAAAATCAATCACAATGAATCAAATGAATCTTTATACAAAATGCATTGAATGTTTAtagatcaaaataaataagaacaattaGGTAAAGAGGAATATATAAAGGGTAGCTTAATGGGGAAAGCACAGGAGCTCTTTCTCTCTACCAGCTGCTGTTCTAATGGTTTTCTCTTCAAAAGGGTCCCATTTCTTAAAACCCCATAAGATATTCTGAGTTCACCaaccaaattatttattttgtttgttcctCATACTTCACTTTTTTCCTGTTCATTTCTTACCTTTTCAGTTTGTAAGAGGAAgaatacttttaattatttttctactCATTTGGGATTATGATAACTCAACAGCCACACCATTGATAATTCTAATCATGTTCAATCCAATTTGCATAAAGACAAACAAAACCCACATGCATAGTTGTAAAGAAAATCCAATGATCAATACTAAACAGAAGATCCAAGTGATAGTTTATGGCCACAAGGTCTTAAAGTCAAGCtacttcttcctcttcccttCAAGAAACCCCAACTAAGATTttactttgaatttttgtttccatCAGATTATACAGATTCCAAGCAACACCATTGAAGAAACTCAGTCACTTTCTTCAAAAGTAAACTTCAACCAGAAAATTAGTTTCAGAAAAGGGCCATTTCAACGCATCAACTTTGCCACCAAATCCCCACATACCAAGCAATTGCTtccacttttatttatttattattattatattttatctatcaGGAAATTCCCTTAATCAATCCGCCGTTGAAGACGGCCACCGGAGCTAGACAACTAGACCTAAAAACCGGCGTGAAAACCGACGCTACACTAAcaaatcaaagtcaaacagAGCAATTGATTCATGGAAATTGAATTGTAAAAATGAATTGATGCTGAAATTTAACTGTCATGTACCTCTCCTTGGCTTGGAAACTACTTTCACGTGTTGAACTGTTTTTGCCGACAGTTTTGCCTCCGTCTCCTCCGGCGGGAATAGAACCCCGTCGATCCCCTGCACTGAGATACGGCCGTCGGTGTAAATGTCAGGGTCGAACAAATACGCTGAGCCATCTCCCTGACCGAACTTGACCGAACCGTCGGCCTCTTGCGCAACAACCTTATGCGGCAGTCTCAAGGTGTCGTATCGGACTTTTCCAAATCGGCGAACGGCATTGTACATACTCTCTTCCGTCTGATACTCCGGAATCAAATGGTAGTACATGATTTGCTCCGGTGCTCCAGGCTCGCTCAGTTGGTCTGTAGTAAGTTTCGCCATCGCTTCGTCGTTCGGCGCCAAAACGGTTAATACATAGCCTTCTGAAACTAACCTCCCCATTTCCGTGGCTAAGGACGTTAGATTCACTAATATGTCCGCCATTTCGTTGTAACCGCCGTAGTGAAGAAGAGTGTGAATGAAATCTTTCACTTGACGTTCCCCGTTGAAGTGGTGGTGAGGTCCGCCTGGTCCAGGCGCCGGAGCCGGAGCCAACGACGGTCCTGGAGCCATTGCGTCGTAGATTGGGAGTGCCGGGGGAGACCCCGGTTCGGCCGGTGGAGCCGGTTTCTTCAAGCGGTGAGTCCTCGGATCGACTTCCGGCGCTCCTTCCGGTTTCACAGCAGTTATAGCCAGGAGATTACGTCGGCGGTTGAAATCATCTTGTACAGACTGAGGAATGAGAAGCCGTTCGATCCCGTGGATGACACCGTCGGGCCGAGTAATGGCGTCAGGTTGAATGACCTTAGCGAGATCGACGGTTCGTTCACCCGTGCGGTGGCTCGTCAATCGGAGGACATGATTCGACAGCGTCTGATGGCGAGTCGTCTCATTGTGAGTCGGCCACTCGCCCAATCCAATCCGAGTCGGAATGACATGAAACGTCAACAACGTCTGAAGCGACTTCAAATTACGCGGCTCGAGAAGAAACCGCTTGAACTCGGGGTCAAGATCGCGCTCCAGCGCTTCATTTCGCGGCGCGAAAATGGTGAGATTATGATTTCCAACAGCATCTTCAAGAATCTGCAGCAAAAGAGCCTTCTCGATTAGCTCCGCAAGCTCCGTGTAATGCGAGTCCAGTAGAGCGACGAGGACCGAGTTGGAGTTAATCTGGCCGGAGGAATTAGAGGAAATAGACGACAACCGAGGCTTCGAATATTCCGGCGCGGCAGAGGAAATgtgaaaggaaagaaggagAGAAGAGACGATGAAGGAGAGCTTGACGGCAGCGGAGACAGCGGAATCCATGGCGGCCggcaaagaaaaatggaaaagctTCCTTCCAGAGCGCGCAGGTACAGCCACTGTTTTAGCTCGTGAGAGCAATTCTTTTAcaaaccctttttcttttattatttatttatttccacacctttttttttttttaatttaatgattatttatataatttaaaaaaatattcaacttatattttttaaaattaccttACATATTCTTGTTAATTACAAATTACctaacattatatttttaattaatattaaataataaaaaataggtaCAAAGTCACCAAGTCATTTTCGATAATAAATTACAACAAACCAATGGTTACATcacttaattaatttcaattaaattatcaatttgGTCCCTActaattaaactaaataaattttactaATTATCTCTCTCTATGAATattgtaaaattatattaattataagtatttattgggaaagagagaattttttttttgggtttagtcaaattatttattagctaatattttttagtggaattatttatttcataataaataattttaatgatataaaaggttaatgaaaatattataattcaatcttaattaattaattaattaattttgacggaataaatataaataataataaataaaaaaaaacaaagagtgTGTGTCGGGAAACGTGGTGGAGGAATAAACTGGTAGGAAATGTCGGCAATGGGCAAATATTTTTAGTACACGTGGCAGAATTTAATTGGACAAAAGCAATGGTAAAGGGTAGAATTGGGAGTAGGtgatcattttctttcctcaTTTGAccataacattatttttattttaaaaatattcgtactcttaaatttttattcatatttttttttatcgaatcaatatttttatatattataaaaataatttatccaGACATCACTAAATATCTCAACGTTGTGTAGTATAGTTAGCTGCCTTTCATATGAGATcgtacatcgattggagaggggaactaaACATTCCTTACGATGGTATGGAAACATCTatctagtagacgcattttaaaaccgtgagactgacggcaatatgtaatgggctaaagtagacaatatctgatagcggtgagcttgggctattacatttCACAATATTGAAGTATTTgaagaattataatttatagatACGGCTCGAACTCGTTGGCTCTATGCAAAAGCTATCGGATcggaataattaataaaaataaaggaacCGAGTAAACTAAATAACAGTGAGAGAAGTCGTCTAGAAGAATTGATCGCTAATGCAAAGGTCAAGTAAAGGTTGATGCATGAGTTGTACCAAATCtaagttgaaattaatattcttaatgcTTAAGGACACGCAGCATCATCTTGTTAGGTACGTTACATTATTAGAAGAGTTAAACTTTATAGAGAGCTTGTTGACATCTAATCCCACTTCGAGCGGTGCTCTCGTATATTTCgcttctcttttatttatgtaGTGATCAGTATATGGGTGTTCGTGAGCTGGGTTCGGTCGTGTTGGTGCATTTTTTAGATTCAACCCAATTATTCGAGTCGTAAAATTTTTCAACccaaataagtttataattcaACACAAACGGAACATGTTAGGTTGTTGATTGAGTCTTCGGGTCATCGAATTTTTTGAACACCCTGGATCAGCATGATAGAACTTGACTAGAAACTACCCGTCACTTCTCAAATGCCTCTTGATTTTAGTAACGTCTAGTCTTTCCAATGCCTCCTTTCTTACCACCGTAAAAAGTACACAAGCGACCTTGCTTGCATTCTAAGCAGAGCAAGTTTTCATCGGCTATAACTTTTACTATTCTTTCTTTAGAATACACATGCACGGTGTTCGATGTAATGTACTTGTCCTACCTCGATCTTTTACGTATGACAATTTGTCATGTTCGGTTTCATCTCCTCATCCGACCTTACTCTTTTAAATATACACATTTACCGTAACTCAAAAACCTAGCGTGTTCATTCCAACTTTGAGCTCTCGAAACAAACATTATCCCATCTGATTTTTatatgttaattttattttacgaagctatttgaattataaattgtaGTTTTGATTGTTCTAATATCACGTagacatataatataaagtaatCAAACAGAATAAATTAAacgaaattatttatttataatttgattgaaGTTcgtatatttaattaatttaacgtGCAAAATTCAATCTCTCCTTACCTAAGAATTTGacttaaaacaaataaaataaaataaattcaattttttacctttaattttaagagattaatatatttgatttttgtttttagttttaaaaaattattctaatttaacacttttttgaaaacatttttaaaatgctttaaataataaatctatttgattaaatttattaataaaaaatatttttaaaaaatcttttaattaattcaacttgcaaaatatatttttatttattaacatctttttaaaaataattctgaTAATCTAAAAgtactaaataattttttataaattaattttatttagaaaaaaataaaaatatattccaaatacattagaaattaaattagctTGTCAAACTTTAAATAAAGCATTTGagagaatattatattaatattaaagtttggtgaaataataattttaata
This sequence is a window from Cucurbita pepo subsp. pepo cultivar mu-cu-16 chromosome LG04, ASM280686v2, whole genome shotgun sequence. Protein-coding genes within it:
- the LOC111793447 gene encoding fasciclin-like arabinogalactan protein 17 isoform X2, with translation MDSAVSAAVKLSFIVSSLLLSFHISSAAPEYSKPRLSSISSNSSGQINSNSVLVALLDSHYTELAELIEKALLLQILEDAVGNHNLTIFAPRNEALERDLDPEFKRFLLEPRNLKSLQTLLTFHVIPTRIGLGEWPTHNETTRHQTLSNHVLRLTSHRTGERTVDLAKVIQPDAITRPDGVIHGIERLLIPQSVQDDFNRRRNLLAITAVKPEGAPEVDPRTHRLKKPAPPAEPGSPPALPIYDAMAPGPSLAPAPAPGPGGPHHHFNGERQVKDFIHTLLHYGGYNEMADILVNLTSLATEMGRLVSEGYVLTVLAPNDEAMAKLTTDQLSEPGAPEQIMYYHLIPEYQTEESMYNAVRRFGKVRYDTLRLPHKVVAQEADGSVKFGQGDGSAYLFDPDIYTDGRISVQGIDGVLFPPEETEAKLSAKTVQHVKVVSKPRRGKLLEVACRMLGAFGQDSHFTTCQ
- the LOC111793447 gene encoding fasciclin-like arabinogalactan protein 17 isoform X1 codes for the protein MDSAVSAAVKLSFIVSSLLLSFHISSAAPEYSKPRLSSISSNSSGQINSNSVLVALLDSHYTELAELIEKALLLQILEDAVGNHNLTIFAPRNEALERDLDPEFKRFLLEPRNLKSLQTLLTFHVIPTRIGLGEWPTHNETTRHQTLSNHVLRLTSHRTGERTVDLAKVIQPDAITRPDGVIHGIERLLIPQSVQDDFNRRRNLLAITAVKPEGAPEVDPRTHRLKKPAPPAEPGSPPALPIYDAMAPGPSLAPAPAPGPGGPHHHFNGERQVKDFIHTLLHYGGYNEMADILVNLTSLATEMGRLVSEGYVLTVLAPNDEAMAKLTTDQLSEPGAPEQIMYYHLIPEYQTEESMYNAVRRFGKVRYDTLRLPHKVVAQEADGSVKFGQGDGSAYLFDPDIYTDGRISVQGIDGVLFPPEETEAKLSAKTVQHVKVVSKPRRGKLLEVACRMLGAFGQDSHFTTCQ